The DNA window cgttttcaaacaaatgtggtggaaaatgttcttgcatttgaaggtagcatctagtatcggaagcttgacatttgaaGGTACTCTctatgtgtgctttgcttgcaggcCGTGCACCGTCGtatcgccgcttggagatatacgtggaggcctattttgtaagagtgtaaagttcttCATTCTAGACGGGgatttgataatggtccaatatggggatcgggatcatacaagaGGGCTTGGAGTCGCcactaggattatgggcctaggaagggcccaaaatttggtctagtccagagatttagggtaagtgtcaggttgtagaattgggaaggtgttaggcacccaatctacctggttcaaccggtctttctactagatgcttaagaacgaacattttccacaattattactattttgcatgcatggctaagttatcacacatatatacattaactgaatttaaataaatatatacactaaaacaaggtctatataaagtctacatgatgacaattcagttgagaaactatacctgaacttaacccctattttgggtcaagagtggtgggcccctgattattATCGACTCAaactatcttttggattttcctggctcagaggaagatggtctcgacctctaacttcctttctcgagagatgttgactgtgatgatattcaggCAGAGTTCTGgataggaacggttacttttagatttgggtttagatagagcttcggctagggaaagtTATTTcctgatttggattcggacaaggcttcggctaggaaaggctatttccggGCTtagaatgaggtggcactttggtagagcttccactggggataggctatgggagggctaggctgagatggcactccagcagagcttccaccgggaatggctaggggagggctaggttgaggtggcactctgatagagcttccgctgggaatggctagggaatggctaggctgaggtggcactccaaaaAAGCTTcagttgggaatggctatttttgaaaagattctaaGGGTACTcaaacagagcttccactaggaactgttatgaaaagaaatagattgaccaaaaaatggattgaagatccccaaagccttgaagaacactttgaagatccgaacagaactccagatcttgacaaagatctcttcgtagaacCGAAGAACCTGAAGGGGGGAGAGATTTCTACTtctggtaaagatcaagaacactcaaagggaggATGCTAAGAACATACGATTTCTgataaaaactggattggactaagaacttggattgaagatcttcaaagtcctaaagaacactttgagatccgaacaagattttgaatcttgacaaagatcgctccaaaaacccaaagaaactcaaattgAAAGGGgatgaggagagagggcaaagcttcactTCTTAAAGGGGGAGTTATGGGGTTATTAtgttgtgtaaaatccaaaggagtgGGGGTATTTATAAGATTTTTCGAGCcaatggggaggagagagaatttttaaccaatgggtaaaaagggggtttttggactaaagtgggtaaaaATGGGTTTTAACCAATGGGAAAAAGGGGGTTCTTGTACTAAAGTGGGTAAAAAgggtttttaaccaatgggcaaaaaaaaaggttttgtggACTAATTTATGGGATGGGAGAGTTTTTAGCAAAAAGTGGTTTTTGGACCAAAGTGGGTGAAGatgaaatctcttcacccatcgggccaATGGAACACTTGTTCCGGCCATTGATGacggcacacaaggttgggttgaagtgcACGAGGCATGGCCGGCATGGCCGCATGGGAaggcaggcaatgtgcacagggtgTGCAGGCAGTGGTGCATAGCTTGGTACAggctaggcacaagggtgtgcgGACAATGACATAAGTGTGCAGGGTAGTGGCTTGGGTACTGGCAGCAGCAAGAGGGGACGCCAGCCCAGCCAACGGGGGCACCAGCAGTAGCTAGAGAGCGCGAGGGCGGCAGCCAGTGGGGGTGCATGCATACGGGCTAGGCAGCAGCCAGCGGGGGCACATGCATGTGAGCTAGGTAGCAGTCAACGCACATAGCATAtgtgcgggctggcctgctggccagtgCACATAGTGCAAGTACAATCATGGAATTTTCTAGTGATGATTACTAGAAATTAGATAgtttgattttgacatgccatatatcgtcagaatcatatttctgagcactatccatctgtacgatcatcttgaccagattcctttgtatataaaaattcaaatttggaccctcttctctctcgtaCAAGGGTctctagggtttttaggtaggggatgaatttggggtatttgagTAGATAGggaattttttcaggtttccaatAGGCTTGCCAGTGCACAACATATGCACGGGAAATATAATTTTTCGGTGATGATTGTGGGAGGTCCGACGgcccaattttgacataccatatatcgtcagaattgtatttctaagcactatccatttgtatgatcatcttgactagattccttcatatataaaaagtcaaatttggaccctcttctctcccgcatggtggtttctagggttttcaaataggtggagaatgtttctgggttttcttagtcaatcatcacctctattgattggaagttggaagttgtgtccaagatccgcatttcatcatagtcagaGGAGGGTCACAAAATTGGGTGTCAACacttccccccaatgataacccaacacctaaacccctgttcggaagggtcgtagcacaagggaatgtcaatcctaaaccatatgctcctatatgagatagtatgactttAAAGTACtttcgcgtcccattccacagtgtaccaatgcattcgtttccaagccggcTACCGCATCTAGTCTAACAATTTATTATATTCCCAACTAATCATCCTCATCATCCAATGATTGAATAATCCATgctcataattcaaagcaagAAACAAATATTTGGAATTCAAGATACAACATAACAATTCATAAATGCATCATATGGTAGACAAGCAAAATGCATGAAGATCACACTCATAAATGGCATGTTGACATATAAGATGAAGATGATacaataaacattcccaaaatttaaaatcaacaacctctccccacttacttattctcGTATGAGAATATGCACACACGGTACGAGTATGATCCGGCGTGCTAAGATGAGAGTCTTGAAACCTAACACAGAAAGGAAACTTAGAATATGTTCGTTCCAGGACCATAAAAACGATGAAAGAAATGGTCACGATGCGTTTAATAACGCGAAGGAGGTTGTCGATGAGTTTGAGCCCAAATGGAGCTCATTGGtccacaggtgggtcatacagtaGGACCCCGGGGCTAACCCAAAACTGGTGGGAGCTATCGGCAGGTCTAGGTACCCACCAGTACTACCCGCCGATAAGACCCCGAAGCCCAGCCAAGATCGATGGGTTACACAGGCAGGTCTGGCTACCCACCAGTCCTACCtatcggtcctacccaccgataGGCTCTAaagcccaggtaagactggggggtcacactggtgggtctggttacccgtcggtgctacccaccagtgtttAGCGGGTTTTGCTGTcctacttctcttcttcatcccaccctTTGGGAACCCGAGGGAGTTGTTTccatcacattttccacacattttaGCCTTCATTCACCTGAAtataacatagatctaggttcaCATTAAGATTTTGGGAATAAATCATAcctttagctcaagaaaccccaaaacctaagatcCTTTCCCCAActccaaatataaaaaaaatgccttcaaatcttggttgctcCTCCTTTAAAACCTACAAAGAATCACATAGAGTCCCTCTTAACTCTTAATTTGACTACATAAGAGGGTTTCACCAAATCCAATGGTCTATGGCACTTACCTACCTTAAATTGCAGATCTCAAGGCGTCAATCACTTTTTTGGCATCGAAATAGTGAGGTACAGCTTCGACGACAAGGGAGAAGCACTTTCCTcactcttctttcccttctctcccttattttctccctcttctttactcctctccaccaaccctcactgaaataataaatgggagaggagtaaatgctatttatagtttgggttataaatatctactagggtGCGCTTGGTTTTGAGCTTCTATGGCCTGAATCGCATTGAACTGCGATACCAAGCGAAGTAGCCAGTAATACCGGACCTACATGACTTCATTATGATGGGGAACCCAAAACATgcatgctcacccaagttgggcttctTGGGGCCCACATTTCCCCTACCGGTGGGTCTCACTGGAGGGTcgcacccacctgtgaccacccaccagttggccagaACATGATAAGCCTTACTAGATTTCAGTGGGAAATGGGTTCTCAATGTGTATTTCATTCTTGCCACTTATCGTTAACCAAATTCTCACCATCAAATacaataacataccttccctactcatacatagccttatgatacaAGCAAAGTCATGGCTTAGGTATGCAAACCACATTGGGTATCGGCTCAATCTTGTCCGACCATCccgcatttgatgtcacccttgctgtcataCACTATAGGGCAGCAACCCTTGTCAGTTCAAACCCTGCacgaccaaaccgaaccaacagGTTAATAAGCAGTGATATAAATTtatccccctccctttttttaaatttcatcctcgaaattgaagttacctggtAGTCCAAATAGATGATGGTATTTGGCCTGGATTTCATCTTCCTTCTCCCGAGATGCCTCCTTAAGTGAGtagttagcccatcgcacctttacaaaagcaatggacCTGTTGTGAATGGTCTTTATCTTCCGATCCAGGATTTCAGCAGGCTGCTCTTAATAAGTCATAGCAATCTCTAAGTATTCCGATTCCACAACTAGTACATGTGATTGATCATGGATATACCGCTTTAACATTGAAACATagaacacattgtgaacattgctgagtGAAGGTGGAATGGCTAGCATAtatgctactgagccaacctgcTTCAGAATCTCAAATGGATCGATATATCTCGaactcaacttgcccttcctgtggaacctaTGAAAAcccttggtatgagagattttaagaaatactttCTCCCCCGCTTGAAACTTAATGTCTTTTCTgaggttgtctgcatagctcttttgacatgaTTCGGCCACCTTAATCATATTCAATAGTCGATATTTAAGGAGTCAATTCTATTGACATTTTTTAGGAAAGATTAAAATCGATGAATAAAGACTCGTTTAAATTGTTATTTGAACGTTCAATAAACCTTAGCTCTAGTATCTTGGATGCTGTCAGTTTTCTCCCAACCCTTGTGACAGCTCAATTGGTGATCTTTACCTTCTCAAATCAAACAAGAACAAGATCAAATACCGTAAAAATTCATGGAATTGAGATCATTTACAATTTGGCCCATCTTGATAAGGAGCTCGCTGGTTATTGGGTAAGCTGCACTTAATTCAATGTCTCATGTTGAGACAACCAGAGGTGGAATGGATCTAGTGGATGGATAGTGATGCATTGTTCATGGAAATGGATTCCATAAGGTCACCTTGTTGATTTCTGAGTTATTTAGTCTTCCCCTTATCAGATCCTTGTAGCCAAcccatcaagttgggataaggttatggttgttgttgttgttagtcTTCCCCTTCAAACCCTTTCAATTTCAACGGCTGATCAGATAAAGCACCTGCAATTGATCGATGGGCATCACCAATGGAGGATCGAAGATTTCAGATTGAAGAGGAAGATAAGTTGAAGAGAGAGGAATCcccttcttcaattttttatttttaaaaaggtTATAATTGGTATTACACATGTGTGATGGTAGTTTGGGtattatgaaatatatattcATGACTTTTAAATGCTGacgtttttctcaattatgaaaattttataaattctatcatgttaaaacattgcgaaaaaccaaaagtccggtaaaataatcttttgttttgatatccataaaattattttcattcaagagattttaacagcattcgcacacttaaaattaagtttgaccggagcataactttgtcattataactcagatttaagtaatcttagacttgttgaaaAGCTAGTTTTATGTtttaactaatacaaaaagtctcatgtaaaaataaaattatttgactAGTCAAGCTTATTATAGAgtaagaacatttctctaaatgttgattttttaatttaaaatgccttaatgttaatttttttatgatttaatatagctaaatgttgatttttaatgacttgatgttgcttaatcttgattttttatgatataagatatatatagcttactaaatagtgttagaaaataggaaaaataaaaataacacttggtagccttgttcgccttacggcgggcgccttctcgcctaaacgcttagacaaccctccaccgccttggttcgcctttgcgtcgtgacaactatggggtAGACACTTCAGTCAGGTGTGCTGGACTTTCGGTTGAGCCCCAAACTGAGGGTAGACCCTTCAGTCTGGTTTGCTTAGCTCTAGCCTGAGCCACCAACTGAGGGAAGGCCCTTTGAAAAATTGTGCTTGGCTTTAGCCTGAGCCCTCAATCGAGTGTAGGCCCTTCattcaggtctactcggccttggtTTAAGCCCCTAACTGAGGGATAGCCCTTTGATCAGGTATGCTCAGCCTTGCCCTGAGCACCCAAatgagggtaggcccttcaacTAGGTGTGCTTGGCCTTAGGCTGAGCTCCCAAACTAGAGTAGGCCCTTCGTTCAGGTGAACTCGGTCGTGGCCTACACTCCCAACTAACGGTAGGCCCTTCGTTTATGTGAGCTCGGCTTTGGCTTGAGTCCCTAATCGAGGGAAGGCCCTTAagtcaggtttgctcggccttggcttgagcccccaaacGAGGGAAGGCCCTTCGATCATATATGCTCGACTTTGATTTGAGCTCCCAAtagagggtaggccctttggtCTGGTGTGTTTGGCTTTGGCCTAAGCCCCTACTGAATTTAGGCCCTTTGGTCAAgtgtgctcggctttggcctgaccCCAAAccaagggtaggcccttcggtcaggtttgctcgaCTTTGACCTGAGTTCCTAATTGTGGGTAGGCCCTTTGGTCATTTGTGCTCGGCCTAAGCATGAACTCCTAATTGAGGGTAGGCATTTGGTCAGGTGTGCTTAGCTGAGGCCTGAGACCCCATCCGAGGTTAGCCCTTCAGTTTGGCTTTCTCGGCTTTAGCCTGGGTTGCATACAGAGGTAAGGCCCTTCGATCATCTATGCTTAAGCTTGtcttgagctcccaactgagggtagGCCCTATGGTTAAATGTgatcggccttagcctgagcccccaaacaAGTGTAGGCCCCTCGGTCAGGTCTATCAACCTTGACCTGAACTCCCAATTGAGAataggcccttcggtcaggtgcACTTGGCCGTGGCATAAGCActcaaccgagggtaggccctttgaTCTAGTGTGTTTAGCTTTgtccagagcccccaaccgaggcatgccctttggtcaggtttgcatggccttggcctgagctcctaaccaagggtaggcccttcggttaGGTGCACTCAGCTTTAGCTTGAACTCCCAATTAAGGGTAGGCACTTTGGTCAGGTGTGCAGGGCCTAGGCTTAAGCCCCCAACTGAGGCTAGACCCTTCAATAAGGGTGTTCGGCTTTAGCCTCATCCCCCCATCGAGGTAAGAGTTGGAAGTTGAGTAGAGAGAGATTAGAGACCAagcagaaagaaagaagagaggtagagaggagagggagagaagatgagaggagaaagagagagatgagggaaAAACGTGAATGAGCTCTTAGTTTATTTCATCTATATTAGATTCAAATGATATTTAAGGagttacatattcctccctaagggaggtgaaagagaaataagagaaattttAGAAATTACATATAAGGGCATCTAAACATAAAACAGTTCCTAATGTACCCCTAATACAAATATCTAACACTCcacccctcaagctggagaataaatgtcatgaATTCCTAGCTTGCATAAGAGGGTACTAAACTGGTGAGGAATGAGTTCTTTGGTTAAGATGTTTGCCAATTGATCACCTATCCTCACAAAGGGTGTGCAAATATTACCGGAATcaatcttctccttgatgaaatgccGGTCTACTTTAATGTCCTTTGTTCTATTATGTTGCACTGGATTGTAAGCAATGCTTATTGCTGCTTTGTTATCACAATAGAGTCTCATAGGTCCTTCAGTGTCATACCCCAACTCGAGATCCAACCGACACAGCCAAATGAGCTCACAAACAGTATGAGCCATTGCTCTGTACTCAGCCTCTGCACTGAATCTAGCTACAACATGCTATTTCTTGCTCCTCCATGTAACTAAATTAccacccacaaatgtgcaatagcaGGAAGTAGATCGTCCATCAGAGATTGATttagcccaatcagcatcagaataaccctctatcctcaagtgattgttctGGGCATATAAGAGTCCTTTTcctggagagaacttcaagtatTTGAGGATGCGGTACACAACCTCCAAGTGCCCACttttgggagcatgcataaattgaCTCACTACTACCATTGCATAAGTGATATCAGGAGAGTTAGAGATAGATATATTAGCTTTCCCACTAGCCTCTGGTATTTgcctgcatcaacaagagaagaacCACAATCTTCCCCTAACTTATGGTTCTGCTCAATTGGAGAACTTACCGGTTTGCACCCCAACATCCTTATTTCCTTCAAGTCTAACACAAATTTTCTTTGGCAAATATTGATTCCCTTCTTAAACCCTAACACTTCAATCCCCAAGAAGTACTTCAAGTGCCATAGGTCTTTAATCTCAAATTGTTTGGCCAAGTAGGCTTTCAGCTACTTATCTCCTCACTGTCATCTCCAGTCACAACAatatcaacatagacaatcaacgctgtgatggtgccattacctcTCCGAGTAAGTAATGTGTGGTCTGCTTGACTCTAGGAATATTCATTTTTCAGAATGGCCTgtctgaacctctcaaaccaagcctttggtgaTTGCTTCAGACCATAAAGTGCCTCTTTAGGAGACACCTTACCATCGGCTGCCGAAAACTTGAAGCCAGGAGGGggctgcatatacacttcttcctctaaatctccatggagaaaggcagtcttcacatctaactgataTAAGGGCCAATCTCTGTTTGCTACCACAAATAAGAGAACTCTTATAGAGTTTAGGAGCAACGGTCTCTTGATAATTAATTCCGTACACCTGGCTataccctttggccaccaatcttatacctctcaatagcaccatctgATCGATACTTGATTGTATAGACCCACCTACATCCAACTGGAACTCTTCCCCTAGGGAGATCAACCAGTTTCCAAGTGTCATTTTTCTcaagggccatcatttcctcagacATGGCTTACTTCCATTTGGGGTCTGTCATAGCCTTAATAACAGTTCTAGGAATGGAAGTAGAAGAAAGAGCAGTAGTAAAGGCAATACCTGTAGGAGAGAgtatcataggaaacaaactgggctatagggttagtacaagctctcttgcCTTTTCGAACAGCAATAGGGAGGTCTAATgcagaaggaaaagaaatgtTACCTGACTGAGGATGGGACTCATGATTTGGATCCCAAGAGGACTCTTGGtaggtcttctttgtccttcttgtgtaTACAATAACCGGTGCCTTCTATGTATAAAGCCCACCAGTCTCCACAATGTCcacatcatccacctctttttatttcccaatgtcaaaa is part of the Macadamia integrifolia cultivar HAES 741 chromosome 9, SCU_Mint_v3, whole genome shotgun sequence genome and encodes:
- the LOC122089617 gene encoding uncharacterized mitochondrial protein AtMg00810-like encodes the protein MSEEMMALEKNDTWKLVDLPRGRVPVGCRWVYTIKYRSDGAIERQIPEASGKANISISNSPDITYAMVVVSQFMHAPKSGHLEVVYRILKYLKFSPGKGLLYAQNNHLRIEGYSDADWAKSISDGRSTSCYCTFVGGNLVTWRSKK